From Salinirubellus salinus, the proteins below share one genomic window:
- the npdG gene encoding NADPH-dependent F420 reductase: protein MRIALLGGTGDIGEGLALRWAYHTNHEVLVGSRDPDRARAKAEEYETELDSRGVECTVKGFENAMAADRADVVVLAVPAYHLVDTVEHVADRLDDETVLVTPAVGMRRDDHGFHYNPPSAGSVAALAANAKPDDVPLVGAFHNLAAGRLADLDSEFEWDTLVFGDDDDATDLVSTLAEEIEGLRAVDAGGLANAAEVESLTPLLINVAANNEGMHALGVRFH, encoded by the coding sequence ATGCGAATCGCGCTACTCGGCGGCACCGGCGATATCGGCGAGGGACTGGCGCTGCGGTGGGCCTACCACACCAACCACGAGGTGCTGGTCGGGTCGCGTGACCCCGACCGCGCCCGTGCGAAGGCCGAGGAGTACGAGACGGAACTCGACAGTCGCGGCGTCGAGTGCACCGTGAAGGGGTTCGAGAACGCGATGGCGGCCGACCGTGCGGACGTGGTCGTCCTCGCCGTCCCCGCGTACCACCTCGTCGACACCGTCGAACACGTCGCGGACCGACTGGACGACGAAACCGTACTGGTCACCCCGGCCGTCGGGATGCGCCGGGACGACCACGGCTTCCACTACAACCCGCCCTCGGCCGGGAGCGTCGCGGCGCTCGCCGCCAACGCCAAGCCGGACGACGTGCCGCTCGTCGGCGCGTTCCACAACCTCGCGGCCGGCCGTCTCGCGGACCTCGACAGCGAGTTCGAGTGGGACACGCTCGTCTTCGGTGACGACGACGACGCGACCGACCTCGTCTCGACGCTCGCCGAGGAGATCGAGGGGCTCCGTGCCGTCGACGCCGGCGGCCTCGCCAACGCGGCCGAGGTGGAGTCGCTCACGCCGCTGCTCATCAACGTCGCGGCGAACAACGAGGGGATGCACGCGCTGGGCGTCCGCTTCCACTGA